Genomic window (Streptomyces sp. TG1A-60):
GAGTCCGTCGCAGTTGCCGTCCCACAGGTCGAGCAGGGTGCCGTCGTCGCCGAGGGTGACGGTGTAGAGCCCGACGCGCGCCTCACGGTCGGGCGCGCTGACGAGCGGTCCGCGGGACGGCAGGCCACCCATCATCCGCACCCGGTTCTCCGCGACCCGCGCGATCGGGCCGCTTGCTGGTGAGGTGAAAGCGGCGGGGCTGGTGGTGTGGGACTTGCGGACGGTCCGGGCCGAGTGGATCTCTTCGCCGAGTACGACGAGGCAGCCGGCGCCCCGCAGGCCGGGGGCGGCGGCAGCCAGGACGGCGGCATGGATGTTGGCCGGGCCGTCTGCGCCGGGCAGTGTGGGGTTACGCATCGCGCCGGTGACGACGACTGGCTGCTCGTGGCCGTGGTAAAGCTCGAGGAGGAAGGCAGTCTCCTCGATGGTGTCGGTGCCCTGGGTGATGACGACGCCGTCGACGTCCCCGGCCTCAAGCTCCGCCGTGATCGCGGCCGATAGTGCGGTGAGGTCCTCGAAGGTCAGGGAGGCGCCGGGCAGACGTCGGAAGTCTCGGACTTTGAGTTCGATGCCGCTCGTGGCCAGGGCGGGTACCGCGGCGAGGAGTTCGTGGGCCGAGAGCGCGGGTACGACGCCTCCGGTGGTGGGATCGGTGGTCATGGCGATCGTGCCGCCGAGGGAGAAGACCGCCACGTTCCTGACCGACTTCGTCATATCCCCTGCTCCCCTGTCCGGACGCCGCCGAGCGCGGCCTCACGAGTGGTTCACGCAGGCTATCGGGTCGGCTCCGTACGGGTACGCGGGATGATCACAGCTGCTCGGCCACGAACCGGCAGGCGGTTTCCAGCCCTTCGAGGCCGAGCAGCCGGCTGCGCGG
Coding sequences:
- a CDS encoding asparaginase, giving the protein MTKSVRNVAVFSLGGTIAMTTDPTTGGVVPALSAHELLAAVPALATSGIELKVRDFRRLPGASLTFEDLTALSAAITAELEAGDVDGVVITQGTDTIEETAFLLELYHGHEQPVVVTGAMRNPTLPGADGPANIHAAVLAAAAPGLRGAGCLVVLGEEIHSARTVRKSHTTSPAAFTSPASGPIARVAENRVRMMGGLPSRGPLVSAPDREARVGLYTVTLGDDGTLLDLWDGNCDGLVVAAFGVGHVPERLVEGLTKLASRIPVVLASRIGNGPVLSDTYGFPGSEKDLLGRGLIGAGDLSPYHARLLLHALLAQGADGATVRETFTTASAR